Proteins encoded in a region of the Sander lucioperca isolate FBNREF2018 chromosome 4, SLUC_FBN_1.2, whole genome shotgun sequence genome:
- the LOC116059214 gene encoding E3 ubiquitin-protein ligase TRIM21-like: protein MAEASCRLSEVQFLCPICLDVFTDPVTTSCGHNFCKNCITVNWNVNDQYRCPMCKNVFDTRPELHVNTFISEMVAQFRQSAQQKASSSSSEQQMSKPGEVPCDVCTGTKLKALKSCLVCLASYCETHLEPHLTMSGLKRHQLIDPVENLEDRMCTKHNKPLELFCKTDQACVCMLCTVSDHKMHDVVPLKEEYEEKKAELEAEIQQMIQKRRLKIQEIKHSVDLSEDDADIEIAVGVQVFTFLMESVERGLNELINTIKEKQKTTEKQAEAFIKELEQEISELMKRSTEVEQLSHSEDHLHLLQSVQSLNTNHPPPTKDWTEVSVCPSYEGTVVRAVAQLEETLSKDVKKLVEAELKRVQQYAVDVTLDPDTAHPYLILSDDGKQVNLGDVRKNLPDNPERFSLNPCVLGKQSFSSGSFYFEVQVKGKTEWDLGVARESVNRKGDIPLSPEDGYWTIWLRKKMKYKALADPPVLLSLKSRPQKVGVFVDYEEGLVSFYDVDAAALIYSFTGCSFTEKLFPYFNPGLNDGGKNSLIITLVNPTE, encoded by the coding sequence ATGGCTGAAGCTAGTTGTCGACTGTCTGAAGTTCAGTTTCTGTGCCCCATATGTTtggatgtgttcactgatccTGTCACCACATCATGTGGACACAACTTCTGCAAGAACTGCATCACGGTAAACTGGAATGTCAATGACCAGTACCGGTGTCCGATGTGTAAAAATGTTTTCGACACAAGGCCTGAGCTGCACGTCAACACTTTCATCTCTGAGATGGTTGCACAGTTCAGACAGTCAGCTCAACagaaagccagcagcagcagctcagagcaacaaatgtccaaaccaggagaagttccctgtgacgtctgcactggaaccaaactgaaggccctgaagtcctgcctggtgtgtctggcctcctactgtgagactcacctggagcctcatctGACCATGTCAGGTCTGAAAAGACATCAGCTGATCGACCCTGTGGAGAACCTGGAAGACAGGATGTGTACGAAGCACAATAAACCTCTGGAGCTGTTCTGTAAGACCGACCAGGCATGTGTCTGCATGCTCTGCACTGTTTCAGACCACAAGATGCATGATGTTGTTCCTCTGAAAGAAGAATATGAAGAAAAGAAGGCCGAGCTGGAGGCTGAAATTcagcagatgatccagaagagacgACTGAAGATTCAGGAGATCAAACACTCAGTCGACCTCAGTGAGGATGATGCAGACATAGAAATAGCAGTaggtgttcaggtcttcacTTTTCTAATGGAGTCTGTTGAGAGAGGCCTGAATGAGCTCATCAACACgatcaaagagaagcagaaaacaacagaaaaacaggccgaagctttcatcaaagagctggaacaggaaatctctgagctgatgaagagaagcactgaggtggagcagCTCTCACACTCTGAAGaccacctccatcttctccagagTGTCCAGTCCCTAAACACCAACCACCCTCCACCCACCAAGGACTGGACAGAGGTCAGCGTCTGTCCATCATATGAGGGAACTGTGGTGAGAGCTGTAGCTCAGCTGGAGGAGACACTCAGTAAAGATGtgaagaagctggttgaagccgagctgaagagggtccagcagtatgcagtggatgtgactcttgatcctgatacagcacatccctatctcatcctgtctgatgatGGGAAACAAGTGAATCTTGGTGATGTGAGGAAGAATCTCCCAGATAACCCAGAGAGATTTTCTCTCAAtccctgtgttttaggaaagCAGAGTTTCTCTTCAGGCAGTTTTTACTTTGAGGTTCAAGTTAAAGGAAAGACTGAATGGGATTTAGGAGTGGCCAGAGAGTCGGTCAACAGGAAGGGAGACATCCCACTGAGCCCTGAGGATGGTTACTGGACTATATGGttgaggaaaaaaatgaaatacaaagcTCTTGCTGACCCTCCTGTGCTTCTCTCTCTGAAGTCTCGGcctcagaaggtgggggtgtttgtggattatgaggagggtctggtctccttttatgacgtagatgctgcagctcttatctactcctttactggctgctccttcactgagaaactcttccCATACTTCAATCCTGGTCTGAATGATGGTGGTAAAAACTCTCTGATCATCACTCTTGTCAATCCCACTGAGTAG